A window of the Podarcis raffonei isolate rPodRaf1 chromosome 4, rPodRaf1.pri, whole genome shotgun sequence genome harbors these coding sequences:
- the ZBTB21 gene encoding zinc finger and BTB domain-containing protein 21: MEGLLHYINPAHAISLLSALNEERLKGQLCDVVLIVGDQKFRAHKNVLAASSEYFQSLFTKKENESQSVFQLDFCEPDTFDNVLNYIYSSSLFVEKSSLAGVQEVGYSLGISFLTNIVSKSPQIPLPACPIKKIFFQEDDESSSQKRSVIVCQSKNDAQGKNVGQTSHDVSHNSKSSSSVAVKPKRPQSTQPTEFLHSLSQNERRWLKDSSLRYSKSHEHSSATADDQSRTKRNAVLSQKTSVEEEVGADEAGGSEQFLRGKAAEVPLKRPCPPVLSLRSSSESTFLLRETGKGAGPGEDRNLLYYSKLGLVIPSKVSGPANQSIDRSGPLVKSLLRRSLSMDSQVPVYSPSVDFKFSQGTSAVNNAQGRMLNVMSQKPSVKESSGEAAPDDKTHVMYPHRLRSFSASQSGDREVASPLREIRIKTEPSSPLSEPSEIIRITVGDASSSSNKINAFKTEDDHKDLSRLPAKRRFQADRRLPLKKIKVDEHASPGSEENFEENSNPTPRDADFPDSDISKDEYSELEETKPNKKFKCKHCLKIFRSTAGLHRHVNMYHNPEKPYSCDICDKRFHTNFKVWTHCQTQHGIVKNPSPASSSHAILDEKFQRKLIDIVREREIKKALIVKLRRGKQGFQGQAGSQAQQVIKRNLRSRTRGAYICTYCGKAYRFLSQFKQHIKMHPGEKAVGGNKPLKPKEEPRVESPVENKKVYQCRLCHANLPSLIEQGNHERLCRNATVCPYCSLRFSSLSLKHDHEMACEYKKLTCLECMRTFKSSFSIWRHQVEVHNQNTMAPTENLSLPVVEHNGEVSGTSRLHSQLEPNKTNSFVAAKEDSVFSDSSEQINFDSEDSSCLPEDLSVSKQFKIQIKEEPADDLEEEVSEGNQEHKETISNKDTGLWPCEKCGKIFTVHKQLERHQELLCSVKPFICHVCNKAFRTNFRLWSHFQSHMAQATEEPVRKEPEIYAPANSPSPPPLPPPPPLPKIQPLEPDSPTGLSETPSVTEKLFVPQESDTLFYHAPPLSAITFKRQYMCKLCHRTFKTAFSLWSHEQTHN; encoded by the coding sequence ATGGAGGGACTCTTGCATTATATAAATCCAGCACATGCTATTTCTCTCCTAAGTGCTTTAAATGAGGAACGACTAAAAGGGCAACTTTGTGATGTTGTTCTTATAGTGGGAGACCAAAAATTTCGAGCTCATAAAAATGTTCTGGCTGCCAGCAGTGAATATTTTCAGTCTCTGTTcactaaaaaagaaaatgagTCTCAATCAGTGTTTCAGCTTGACTTTTGCGAACCAGATACTTTTGACAATGTATTAAACTACATTTACTCATCATCCTTGTTTGTTGAGAAAAGCAGCCTTGCTGGTGTGCAAGAAGTGGGCTACAGTCTTGGGATTTCCTTTCTTACTAACATTGTTTCCAAAAGTCCTCAAATTCCATTGCCTGCATGTCCTATTAAGAAAATATTTTTCCAAGAGGATGATGAAAGCAGTTCCCAGAAAAGAAGTGTCATAGTTTGTCAGAGCAAAAATGATGCACAGGGAAAAAATGTTGGTCAAACCTCACATGATGTAAGCCATAATTCTAAGTCCTCGTCCTCAGTTGCTGTCAAACCTAAGCGGCCACAATCTACACAGCCAACTGAGTTTCTACATAGCTTATCGCAAAATGAAAGGAGATGGCTGAAAGACAGTTCTTTAAGATACTCCAAGTCCCACGAACATTCTTCGGCTACAGCAGATGATCAAAGCAGAACTAAAAGGAATGCAGTATTGTCACAGAAAACATCTGTAGAGGAAGAAGTGGGAGCAGATGAAGCAGGAGGAAGTGAGCAGTTCCTAAGAGGAAAGGCAGCAGAAGTACCTTTGAAGAGACCTTGTCCACCAGTCTTATCCTTACGTAGCTCATCTGAATCCACATTTTTGTTGAGAGAGACCGGAAAAGGAGCTGGTCCAGGGGAAGACAGGAATTTGCTATACTATTCAAAGTTAGGATTAGTGATCCCATCTAAGGTATCTGGTCCTGCGAACCAAAGTATTGACAGGAGTGGGCCGCTTGTAAAAAGTCTCCTTCGAAGGTCATTGTCCATGGATAGTCAAGTTCCTGTTTATTCGCCTTCTGTTGACTTCAAGTTTTCTCAAGGAACTTCAGCGGTGAACAACGCACAAGGGAGAATGTTAAATGTAATGTCACAAAAGCCATCTGTGAAAGAGTCTTCAGGAGAGGCAGCTCCTGATGACAAGACACATGTAATGTACCCCCATCGCCTTAGGTCCTTTAGTGCCTCCCAGTCTGGAGACAGGGAGGTCGCTTCACCTCTTAGAGAAATACGGATAAAAACAGAACCTAGCAGTCCACTTTCAGAGCCTTCTGAAATAATAAGAATTACTGTTGGGGATGCTTCATCATCTTCCAATAAGATCAATGCTTTTAAAACAGAAGATGATCATAAGGATCTCAGTAGACTCCCAGCTAAAAGGAGGTTTCAAGCAGACAGAAGGCTACCACTCAAAAAAATCAAAGTGGATGAACATGCTTCCCCTGGGTCTGAGGAAAATTTTGAGGAAAACTCAAATCCTACACCCCGTGATGCTGATTTCCCAGATTCCGACATTAGCAAAGATGAATATAGTGAGCTGGAAGAAACAAAGCCCAACAAAAAGTTTAAGTGCAAACATTGCCTTAAGATATTCAGGTCAACAGCAGGCCTTCATCGTCATGTCAATATGTACCATAATCCTGAAAAACCCTATTCTTGTGATATTTGTGATAAGAGATTTCATACAAACTTCAAAGTTTGGACGCATTGCCAGACCCAGCATGGAATTGTGAAGAACCCTTCACCTGCTTCCAGTTCCCACGCTATCTTGGATGAAAAGTTCCAAAGGAAATTAATTGATATAGTGAGGGAGCGAGAGATTAAAAAGGCCCTGATCGTCAAGCTAAGGCGTGGCAAGCAAGGTTTTCAGGGACAGGCTGGTTCACAAGCACAGCAAGTCATCAAAAGAAACCTGAGGTCGAGAACCAGAGGAGCCTACATATGTACCTACTGTGGGAAGGCGTATCGCTTCCTCTCACAgttcaagcagcatataaaaatgcatccAGGGGAAAAAGCAGTTGGAGGAAATAAGCCACTTAAGCCCAAAGAGGAACCTCGCGTGGAAAGCCCAGtagaaaacaaaaaagtttaccAGTGCCGCCTTTGTCATGCTAACCTTCCCTCTCTTATTGAACAGGGGAATCATGAGCGGCTCTGCCGGAATGCAACCGTCTGCCCATACTGCAGCCTCCGTTTTTCTTCTCTAAGCCTGAAGCATGACCACGAAATGGCATGCGAATACAAGAAGCTCACCTGCCTAGAATGTATGCGCACTTTCAAATCCTCTTTCAGTATTTGGCGTCACCAGGTTGAGGTTCACAATCAAAATACCATGGCTCCGACAGAGAATCTGTCTCTGCCGGTTGTGGAACACAACGGCGAAGTGAGCGGCACTTCCAGGCTGCATTCTCAGCTGGAGCCAAACAAGACAAACAGCTTCGTTGCAGCCAAAGAAGACAGTGTGTTCAGCGACTCCTCTGAGCAGATTAATTTTGACTCGGAAGATTCCTCATGCCTCCCCGAAGATCTGAGTGTCTCCAAGCAGTTTAAAATCCAAATCAAAGAAGAGCCTGCAGATGATTTAGAAGAGGAGGTCTCTGAAGGCAACCAGGAACACAAGGAAACCATCTCCAATAAAGACACTGGCTTGTGGCCTTGTGAAAAATGTGGGAAAATCTTTACGGTGCACAAGCAGCTAGAGCGCCACCAGGAGCTTTTGTGTTCTGTGAAGCCCTTCATTTGCCATGTATGCAACAAGGCCTTCCGCACCAATTTCCGCCTGTGGAGTCACTTCCAGTCCCATATGGCACAAGCTACAGAGGAGCCTGTGCGAAAAGAACCTGAGATTTACGCACCAGCTAATTCTCCGTCGCCCCCACCTTtgcctcctcccccaccccttcccaaaATACAACCTTTGGAACCCGATAGCCCTACGGGGTTGTCAGAAACTCCTTCAGTTACTGAGAAATTATTTGTCCCTCAGGAATCGGACACACTCTTTTACCACGCTCCACCACTTTCAGCGATCACTTTCAAAAGACAGTACATGTGCAAACTCTGCCATAGGACATTCAAAACTGCATTTAGTCTTTGGAGTCACGAACAGACAcacaattaa